The Astyanax mexicanus isolate ESR-SI-001 chromosome 14, AstMex3_surface, whole genome shotgun sequence genome window below encodes:
- the dio3a gene encoding iodothyronine deiodinase 3a, which produces MNTAEVLRSALACLALVPRFVVAALVLWLLDFLCVRKRVLVRARERGGAEQQDGEVEERIGGSADADVDDPPLCVSDSDRMFSVASLRAVWHGHWLDALKAARVGHTAPNSEVVRPADARRCRILEYARGARPLVLNFGSCTUPPFMMRLSAFGRLMSRYADVADALLVYIEEAHPSDGWASSDAPYQIPRHRCLEERLRAARLMELEAPPGCPVVADSMENTANAEYGAYFDRLYIVQDGKVVYQGGRGPEGYRISELRDWLDEYRGRLCQKKDTVVTHV; this is translated from the coding sequence ATGAACACGGCGGAGGTGCTGCGGAGCGCGCTCGCCTGTCTCGCGCTGGTCCCGCGCTTCGTGGTGGCGGCGCTGGTGCTCTGGCTCCTCGACTTTCTGTGCGTGAGGAAGCGCGTGCTGGTGAGGGCCAGAGAGCGCGGGGGAGCGGAGCAGCAGGACGGGGAGGTGGAGGAGCGGATCGGAGGGAGCGCGGACGCAGACGTGGACGACCCGCCACTCTGCGTGTCTGACTCGGACCGTATGTTCAGCGTGGCGTCGCTGCGCGCGGTGTGGCACGGTCACTGGCTGGACGCGCTGAAGGCGGCGCGCGTGGGCCACACGGCGCCCAACAGCGAAGTGGTGCGTCCGGCTGATGCTCGCCGCTGCCGCATCTTGGAATACGCGCGCGGCGCACGGCCACTCGTGCTCAACTTTGGCAGCTGCACCTGACCGCCGTTCATGATGCGCCTCAGCGCGTTTGGCCGCCTCATGAGCCGCTACGCCGACGTGGCGGACGCGCTGCTGGTGTACATCGAGGAGGCGCACCCGTCCGACGGCTGGGCGAGCTCGGACGCGCCGTACCAGATCCCGCGCCATCGCTGCCTCGAGGAGCGCCTGCGGGCCGCGCGCCTCATGGAGCTCGAGGCGCCGCCCGGTTGCCCCGTGGTGGCGGACAGCATGGAGAACACGGCCAACGCGGAATACGGCGCGTATTTTGACCGCCTCTATATCGTGCAGGACGGTAAGGTGGTGTACCAGGGCGGCCGAGGGCCCGAGGGCTACCGCATCTCCGAGCTCAGGGACTGGCTGGACGAGTACAGGGGGCGGCTGTGCCAAAAGAAGGACACTGTGGTAACTCACGTGTAG